The following coding sequences lie in one Acidimicrobiia bacterium genomic window:
- the efp gene encoding elongation factor P, producing MATITTNDLKNGMSLNLEGSLVQVVDFQHVKPGKGHAFVRTTLRNVRTGSVVDRTFRAGEKVERAIIDKRTMQFLYREGEDYVFMDTSTYDQLTVTPETLGDSTNYLTDTSKPQLMMYGEEVVGVELPAAVELTIAETEPGLQGDRVSGARKPATLETGLVIQVPLFVEPNEKVKVDTRTGEYLSRV from the coding sequence ATGGCCACCATCACCACCAACGATCTAAAAAACGGAATGAGCCTCAACCTCGAAGGCTCCCTCGTGCAAGTCGTGGACTTCCAACACGTCAAACCCGGCAAAGGCCACGCCTTCGTACGCACCACCCTGCGCAACGTGCGCACCGGGTCCGTCGTCGACCGCACCTTCCGAGCCGGCGAAAAAGTTGAACGAGCCATTATCGACAAGCGAACCATGCAGTTCCTTTACCGAGAAGGCGAAGACTACGTATTCATGGACACCTCAACCTACGACCAACTCACCGTCACCCCAGAAACCCTCGGCGACTCCACCAACTACCTGACCGATACCAGCAAACCACAACTCATGATGTACGGCGAAGAAGTAGTAGGAGTAGAACTTCCCGCAGCAGTCGAACTTACCATCGCCGAAACCGAACCAGGGCTACAAGGCGACCGGGTGTCTGGAGCTCGAAAACCAGCCACCCTAGAAACCGGACTGGTTATCCAAGTGCCGCTTTTTGTTGAACCAAACGAAAAAGTAAAAGTAGACACCCGCACCGGCGAATACCTCAGCCGGGTCTAA
- the pyrR gene encoding bifunctional pyr operon transcriptional regulator/uracil phosphoribosyltransferase PyrR: MEHQVAKRERGQTPPFGGVFVAHARILGAEDMARAVRRMAHEIIERNHGLSDVVLIGLQTGGVFVTEQLAEALAEIDGQRPATGTLDVALHRDDIGLRPVVPEAVTDITMNLDGKTVVLVDDVLFTGRTIRAALDALGTFGRPQGVQLAVMVDRGHRELPIRPDYVGKNLPTRRDEVVDVHQQGVDLGAVKK; this comes from the coding sequence ATGGAGCATCAAGTGGCAAAAAGAGAACGAGGACAAACGCCCCCCTTTGGGGGCGTTTTTGTTGCCCACGCACGAATATTGGGCGCCGAAGACATGGCCCGGGCAGTCCGCCGTATGGCCCACGAAATTATTGAACGCAACCACGGCCTCAGCGACGTCGTGCTCATCGGTTTACAAACCGGCGGAGTTTTCGTCACCGAACAACTGGCTGAAGCCCTCGCAGAAATCGACGGCCAACGCCCTGCCACCGGCACCCTCGACGTGGCACTCCACCGCGATGACATTGGGTTGCGCCCTGTGGTGCCCGAAGCAGTAACCGACATCACCATGAACCTCGACGGGAAAACAGTAGTACTGGTAGATGACGTATTGTTCACCGGCCGAACCATTCGCGCCGCCCTCGACGCCCTAGGCACCTTCGGCCGTCCCCAAGGAGTGCAACTCGCCGTCATGGTAGACCGCGGCCACCGCGAGCTACCGATACGCCCCGACTACGTCGGAAAAAACTTGCCCACCCGCCGCGACGAAGTAGTAGATGTGCACCAGCAAGGGGTCGACCTCGGGGCGGTAAAAAAATGA
- the nusB gene encoding transcription antitermination factor NusB, translated as MPDRSGTGVGSRREDRETALGILYAAEHAEHDLITELENQALTPEAFTEDLVRGVAQYQDEIDELINQFSQGWHIDRMPAVDRSLLRMAVYEITHRPDVPTQAILTEVVELASDYSTEKSSRFVNGVISGIAQEKRRES; from the coding sequence ATGCCTGATCGATCCGGGACCGGTGTTGGTTCACGACGCGAAGACCGAGAAACCGCCTTAGGGATTCTCTACGCCGCCGAACACGCCGAACACGACCTCATCACAGAGTTAGAAAACCAAGCCCTCACCCCCGAAGCATTCACCGAAGACCTCGTTCGAGGGGTCGCCCAATACCAAGACGAAATAGATGAACTCATCAACCAGTTCTCTCAAGGCTGGCACATCGACCGCATGCCCGCCGTCGACCGGTCGCTGCTCCGCATGGCGGTCTACGAAATCACTCACCGGCCCGACGTACCCACCCAAGCCATTCTCACCGAAGTAGTAGAACTGGCCAGCGACTACTCCACCGAAAAATCAAGCCGCTTCGTAAACGGAGTTATTTCAGGCATCGCCCAAGAAAAACGCCGCGAAAGCTAA
- the carA gene encoding glutamine-hydrolyzing carbamoyl-phosphate synthase small subunit, producing MSIQPTPARLVLSDGMVFTGEAIGVTPSNGITTGEVVFNTVMAGYQEVITDPSYAGQIITFTYPHIGNYGVNDHDAEGTQPACAGVFVRELTRRHSNWRATGSLQDLLEQYALAGLAGLDTRRLTRYLRDHGAMPAAFGTADLDDLRTAVANAPSTDGLDLVSTVTCAEPYQVASTGGSRRLVAYDFGIKTTILRQLSALGDVLVVPASTSAEEVLAHEPDGVFLSNGPGDPEPLIEIRHNIEALLGEVPIFGICLGHQLLAATLGAETYKLPFGHHGGNHPVKNLATGQVEITSQNHNYCVADGSLNNAELTHINLNDETVEGLRCTDLPAFSVQYHPEAGPGPHDSRYLFKDFEKLMASVNGKTN from the coding sequence ATGAGCATCCAACCAACCCCCGCGCGCCTCGTACTATCCGACGGAATGGTCTTCACCGGAGAAGCAATCGGCGTCACCCCCAGCAACGGAATAACCACCGGCGAAGTGGTTTTTAACACGGTGATGGCCGGCTACCAAGAAGTAATAACCGACCCCTCCTACGCCGGACAAATCATCACCTTCACCTACCCGCATATCGGGAACTACGGGGTAAATGATCACGATGCCGAAGGCACCCAACCTGCTTGTGCCGGAGTTTTCGTACGAGAACTCACCCGCCGCCACAGCAACTGGCGAGCCACCGGAAGCTTGCAAGACCTCCTCGAACAATACGCCTTAGCCGGTTTGGCAGGCCTCGACACTCGCCGCCTAACCCGCTACCTCCGCGACCACGGCGCCATGCCCGCCGCCTTCGGCACCGCAGACCTTGACGACCTCCGAACAGCGGTAGCCAACGCACCCTCCACCGACGGTTTGGACCTGGTCTCTACTGTGACCTGCGCTGAGCCTTACCAAGTGGCCTCCACCGGAGGCTCCCGCCGCTTGGTGGCCTACGACTTCGGCATAAAAACCACCATCTTGCGGCAACTCTCCGCCCTGGGCGACGTGCTGGTCGTACCGGCCAGCACCAGCGCTGAAGAAGTGTTGGCCCACGAACCCGACGGAGTGTTCCTTTCCAACGGCCCCGGTGACCCCGAACCCTTAATAGAAATTCGCCACAACATTGAAGCCCTACTCGGCGAAGTCCCCATCTTTGGCATCTGCTTAGGCCACCAACTACTGGCCGCCACCCTGGGCGCCGAAACCTACAAACTGCCCTTCGGCCACCACGGCGGAAACCACCCGGTAAAAAACTTAGCCACCGGTCAAGTAGAAATCACCAGCCAAAACCACAACTACTGCGTAGCCGACGGATCACTAAACAACGCCGAACTAACCCACATAAACCTCAACGACGAAACCGTAGAGGGCCTACGTTGCACAGACCTGCCCGCCTTCAGCGTGCAATACCACCCCGAAGCCGGCCCCGGCCCCCACGACAGCCGCTACCTCTTTAAGGATTTCGAAAAACTCATGGCCTCCGTAAACGGGAAAACTAACTAA
- a CDS encoding aspartate carbamoyltransferase catalytic subunit — MSNALVDGNLLGIEGMTATEIEEILNLTDIFAEISQRPIPKVPALRGQTIATLFFENSTRTRLSFDTAARRLSADTMTFGAGSSSLSKGESLRDTVEVIEAYGADALIVRHPMAGTAQRIANWTDAVVINAGDGCHEHPTQALLDAYTLRQHCGNLNGLRIALVGDIAHSRVARSNVLAFTALGAKVTLVAPATLLPSSLAGWPVEVSHDLNAVLEETDVCYLLRLQHERISEGLIPSIREYVTDFGMNEKRANLLPSEAIICHPGPTNRGVEIDAVVAADPRAVILDQVANGVSVRMAVLFLLLGAGRDLIESPTAEGNK, encoded by the coding sequence ATGAGCAACGCACTGGTAGACGGCAACTTGCTCGGCATCGAAGGCATGACCGCCACCGAGATCGAAGAAATACTCAACCTGACTGACATCTTCGCCGAAATCAGCCAGCGCCCTATTCCGAAAGTCCCGGCACTACGGGGTCAAACTATCGCCACCCTCTTTTTTGAAAACTCCACCCGAACCCGCCTTTCATTCGACACAGCAGCCCGCCGCTTATCGGCCGACACCATGACCTTCGGCGCAGGCTCATCCTCGCTAAGCAAAGGAGAAAGCCTGCGCGATACCGTCGAAGTCATCGAGGCCTACGGGGCCGACGCCCTCATCGTTCGCCACCCCATGGCCGGTACCGCCCAACGCATCGCCAACTGGACCGACGCCGTAGTAATAAACGCCGGCGATGGCTGCCACGAACACCCCACCCAAGCGCTGCTCGACGCCTATACCCTGCGCCAACACTGCGGGAACCTCAACGGACTGCGCATCGCCCTAGTAGGCGACATCGCCCACTCGCGGGTGGCTCGATCAAACGTGCTGGCCTTCACCGCCCTCGGAGCAAAAGTAACTCTGGTGGCCCCAGCCACACTGCTGCCCTCATCGCTAGCCGGGTGGCCAGTAGAAGTTTCGCACGACCTAAACGCCGTGCTTGAAGAAACCGATGTTTGCTACCTGCTTCGACTCCAACACGAACGCATTAGCGAAGGGCTCATCCCTTCCATTCGCGAATACGTAACCGATTTCGGCATGAATGAAAAACGAGCCAACCTGTTACCCAGCGAAGCAATAATATGCCACCCCGGCCCCACCAACCGCGGTGTAGAAATAGACGCAGTGGTAGCCGCCGACCCTCGAGCAGTCATCCTGGACCAAGTAGCCAACGGCGTATCGGTACGCATGGCCGTCCTCTTTTTGCTGCTCGGCGCAGGACGAGACCTTATTGAAAGCCCAACGGCAGAAGGAAACAAATGA
- a CDS encoding dihydroorotase, whose amino-acid sequence MSTVIHGGTIIDASGQQQADVLIGDDGRIEAVAQNLSGDHHLDASGCIVSPGFVDLHSHLREPGQEVAETIETGARGGALGGYTALVTMPNTTPTTDCAAVVEQIRTLGKNALCEIVPTAAMTIDRLGQEMAPLGELVDLGIGIFTDDGTGLQDPRLMRRIMEYSTGLSKRLGRPVILAQHCEVEALSKGGYMHEGEWSAKLGIGGQPAEAEELMVARDIALMRLTGAHMHFQHLSTAGSVELVRAAKAEGLPVTAEATTHHFSLTDAACATFDPVFKVHPPLRTDSDVTAVRQGLADGTIDAIATDHAPHTAHDKEHAFDLAPPGMLGLETAFSVALEDSGLDLPDILAVMSWQPAIIAGLNDHQGVNVQPGAAANLCVIDPDATWTVSGQAMASRSANTPYEGRTLRGRIRHTICAGEAVVVDGEAQR is encoded by the coding sequence ATGAGCACGGTAATTCACGGCGGGACCATCATCGACGCTTCCGGCCAACAACAAGCCGACGTGTTAATCGGCGACGACGGACGCATCGAAGCAGTAGCGCAAAACCTTTCCGGCGACCACCACCTTGACGCCAGCGGTTGCATCGTGTCACCCGGGTTCGTCGACCTCCACAGCCATCTTCGGGAACCAGGACAAGAAGTTGCCGAAACCATTGAAACCGGTGCCCGAGGTGGCGCCCTCGGCGGCTACACCGCTCTGGTCACCATGCCCAACACCACCCCAACCACCGACTGCGCTGCGGTAGTAGAACAAATACGTACCCTCGGAAAAAACGCTCTCTGCGAAATAGTGCCCACCGCCGCTATGACCATCGACCGCCTCGGACAAGAAATGGCACCCCTCGGCGAACTGGTCGACCTCGGCATAGGCATCTTCACCGACGACGGCACCGGCCTCCAAGACCCTCGACTAATGCGCCGCATCATGGAATACAGCACCGGGCTCAGCAAACGTCTGGGCCGACCGGTGATATTGGCCCAACACTGCGAAGTAGAAGCCCTCAGCAAAGGCGGCTACATGCACGAAGGAGAATGGTCAGCCAAACTGGGCATCGGCGGCCAGCCCGCCGAAGCCGAAGAACTCATGGTGGCCCGCGACATCGCCCTTATGCGCCTCACCGGAGCCCACATGCATTTTCAACACCTCTCCACAGCCGGCTCGGTAGAACTCGTACGAGCCGCCAAAGCAGAAGGGCTGCCGGTAACCGCCGAAGCAACCACCCACCACTTCAGCCTCACCGATGCGGCCTGCGCCACCTTCGACCCGGTGTTCAAAGTTCACCCCCCACTACGCACCGACTCAGACGTGACTGCCGTACGCCAAGGATTAGCCGACGGCACCATCGACGCCATCGCCACCGACCACGCCCCCCACACCGCACACGACAAAGAACACGCCTTCGACCTTGCCCCTCCCGGCATGTTGGGCCTAGAAACCGCATTTAGTGTGGCCCTCGAAGACTCTGGCCTCGACCTGCCAGATATTCTGGCCGTCATGTCCTGGCAACCTGCAATCATCGCCGGGCTCAACGACCACCAAGGAGTAAACGTGCAACCAGGGGCCGCCGCCAACCTTTGCGTCATCGACCCCGACGCAACATGGACTGTTTCGGGCCAAGCCATGGCCAGTCGCAGCGCCAACACCCCCTACGAAGGACGGACGCTACGCGGCCGAATACGCCACACCATCTGCGCCGGCGAAGCAGTAGTGGTAGACGGCGAGGCACAACGATGA
- the carB gene encoding carbamoyl-phosphate synthase large subunit, producing MPRRNDISSILIIGSGPIVIGQACEFDYSGTQACQVLRQEGYRVILVNSNPATIMTDPGFADATYIEPLRLDVLTRIIEKEKPDALLPTMGGQTALNLAMELVEAGVLEDNNVELIGARAEAIATAEDRQLFKEAMIEIGLQVPDSGVAHNMEQAEKVIGEIGLPVVIRPAYILGGKGTGIAATPEEFTKMAQNGLDASPITEILIEKSIAGWKEYELEVMRDHADNCVVVCSIENVDPMGVHTGDSITVAPAQTLSDVEYQEMRDASFACLRRVGVETGGSNVQFAVNPANGQQVVIEMNPRVSRSSALASKATGFPIAKIAARLAVGYTLDEIPNDITKKTPAAFEPSIDYVVTKIPRWAFEKFPGTSGVLGTAMQSVGEAMAIGRTFPESLQKGLRSLENGRLGLNADPAEEALNDLDDNALRAAAKIATPGRIFQLEALLRRGYTVDQVNADTAVDPWFLDQMLAITEERAHLETRTAHDLSAPDWKRAKQLGFSDAQLAYLWKDDELTVRAARQAAGVHPTFKTVDTCAAEFAADTPYHYSAWEDEDEVRPADRPKVMILGSGPNRIGQGIEFDYCCVHASYALGEAGYETIMVNCNPETVSTDYDTSDRLYFEPLTFEDVTNIIEAEQPVGIIVSLGGQTPLKLAGELPQELIAGTSPRSIDLAEDRELWNALCEELEIPQPPGGTAVDLAGAQKIADQVGFPVLVRPSYVLGGRAMEIVYDHHQLERAMDQLLAFGSLGIEGGLSAERPVLVDRFLEEATEVDVDAIRDNTGAAIIGAVMEHVEEAGIHSGDSACVIPPPYLSDSVIQRIEKTTLRIAEALEVCGLINVQFAVKGEEIYVIEANPRASRTVPFVAKATGVPLAKVASRVMMGATLAELRTEGLLVDRIVGDHISVKEAVLPFNRFPEADPVLGPEMRSTGEVMGIDLTTGLAFAKSQIAAGGAMPEEGTVFMSLADRDKATGLEAARGLVALGLAIVATKGTAVYLEEHGVPVAEVVAKLHEEGTDAVELIRSGAIQLVVNSPHGRGPRADGDHIRGAAGAQGIPLLTTASAAVAAARGLHDWQTYPLAVRTLQEYHQGITKDQALAGPDNASA from the coding sequence ATGCCTCGCCGCAACGATATATCCAGCATCCTGATCATCGGGTCAGGGCCCATCGTGATCGGACAAGCCTGCGAGTTCGATTACTCCGGAACCCAAGCCTGCCAGGTGCTACGCCAAGAGGGCTACCGAGTAATTTTGGTGAACTCCAACCCAGCCACCATCATGACCGACCCCGGTTTCGCCGACGCCACCTACATAGAACCCCTGCGCCTCGACGTACTCACCCGCATAATTGAAAAAGAAAAACCCGACGCCCTACTGCCCACCATGGGCGGCCAAACAGCCCTCAACCTGGCCATGGAACTCGTGGAAGCCGGGGTATTAGAAGACAACAATGTGGAACTCATCGGGGCCCGAGCCGAAGCCATCGCCACCGCAGAAGACCGGCAACTCTTTAAAGAAGCCATGATCGAAATTGGCCTCCAAGTGCCGGACTCTGGAGTAGCACACAACATGGAACAAGCCGAAAAAGTAATTGGTGAAATCGGCCTCCCGGTAGTTATCCGCCCCGCCTACATTTTGGGAGGGAAAGGCACCGGCATCGCCGCCACCCCCGAAGAATTCACCAAAATGGCACAAAACGGCTTAGATGCCAGCCCCATAACCGAAATCTTGATCGAAAAATCCATCGCTGGATGGAAAGAATACGAGCTCGAAGTAATGCGTGACCACGCCGATAACTGCGTGGTGGTTTGCTCCATCGAAAACGTTGACCCCATGGGGGTCCACACCGGCGACTCCATCACCGTGGCCCCCGCCCAAACCCTTAGCGATGTCGAATATCAAGAAATGCGTGACGCCTCGTTCGCCTGCCTCCGCCGAGTAGGCGTCGAAACCGGCGGCTCAAACGTGCAGTTCGCCGTCAACCCCGCCAACGGGCAACAAGTAGTCATCGAAATGAACCCTCGAGTCAGCCGTTCGTCGGCGCTGGCCTCAAAAGCAACCGGTTTTCCCATCGCCAAAATAGCGGCCCGCCTCGCCGTCGGTTACACCCTGGACGAAATACCCAACGACATCACCAAAAAAACACCAGCGGCCTTTGAACCATCCATCGACTATGTAGTAACCAAAATCCCCCGCTGGGCCTTCGAAAAATTCCCCGGGACCTCCGGCGTACTCGGAACAGCCATGCAATCAGTAGGGGAGGCCATGGCCATCGGACGAACCTTCCCCGAGTCACTACAAAAAGGCTTACGTTCGCTAGAAAACGGACGCTTGGGACTCAACGCTGACCCCGCTGAAGAAGCCTTAAACGACCTCGACGACAATGCACTACGGGCCGCAGCAAAAATCGCTACCCCGGGGCGAATTTTTCAACTGGAAGCTTTGCTACGGCGGGGCTACACCGTGGACCAAGTAAACGCCGACACCGCCGTAGACCCGTGGTTCCTCGACCAAATGTTGGCCATCACCGAAGAGCGTGCCCACCTGGAAACCCGCACCGCCCACGACCTCAGCGCCCCAGACTGGAAACGAGCCAAACAACTCGGCTTTTCTGACGCCCAACTGGCCTACCTCTGGAAAGACGACGAACTAACCGTACGAGCAGCCCGCCAAGCGGCTGGGGTGCACCCCACTTTTAAGACCGTAGACACCTGCGCCGCCGAATTCGCCGCCGACACCCCCTACCACTACTCAGCGTGGGAAGACGAAGACGAAGTGCGCCCCGCCGATCGCCCCAAAGTTATGATTTTAGGCTCTGGACCAAACCGCATCGGCCAAGGCATCGAGTTTGATTACTGCTGCGTCCACGCCAGCTACGCCCTCGGCGAAGCCGGTTACGAAACCATCATGGTGAACTGCAACCCCGAAACGGTGTCCACCGATTACGACACCAGCGACCGGTTGTATTTTGAGCCACTGACCTTCGAAGACGTGACCAACATTATTGAAGCCGAACAACCCGTCGGCATCATCGTGTCTCTCGGCGGCCAAACCCCGCTAAAACTGGCCGGAGAACTTCCTCAGGAACTCATCGCCGGCACCAGCCCACGCTCCATCGATCTAGCCGAAGACCGGGAACTCTGGAACGCTCTATGCGAAGAACTGGAAATACCCCAACCTCCCGGAGGCACAGCCGTTGACTTAGCCGGGGCACAAAAGATCGCCGACCAAGTGGGCTTCCCAGTCTTAGTACGACCTTCCTATGTTTTAGGTGGCCGAGCCATGGAAATCGTTTACGACCACCACCAACTCGAACGAGCCATGGACCAACTCTTAGCCTTCGGCAGTTTGGGCATCGAAGGTGGACTATCCGCAGAACGCCCAGTTCTGGTGGACCGGTTCTTAGAAGAAGCCACCGAAGTAGACGTGGACGCCATACGCGACAACACCGGGGCAGCCATAATCGGTGCCGTCATGGAACACGTGGAAGAAGCGGGAATACACAGCGGAGACAGCGCTTGCGTAATCCCACCGCCATACCTTTCTGACTCGGTAATCCAGCGCATTGAAAAAACCACCTTGCGTATCGCCGAAGCACTCGAAGTCTGTGGCCTCATCAACGTGCAGTTCGCCGTAAAAGGCGAAGAAATCTACGTGATCGAAGCCAACCCGCGGGCCTCTCGAACCGTGCCCTTCGTAGCCAAAGCCACCGGGGTGCCACTTGCCAAAGTAGCCAGCCGAGTCATGATGGGCGCCACCCTGGCCGAACTTCGTACCGAAGGACTCTTGGTGGACCGAATTGTCGGCGACCATATTTCAGTCAAAGAAGCCGTGCTGCCCTTTAACCGATTCCCCGAAGCCGACCCGGTTCTGGGACCCGAAATGCGTTCCACCGGAGAAGTCATGGGCATCGACCTCACCACCGGTTTAGCGTTCGCCAAATCGCAGATCGCCGCCGGGGGAGCGATGCCCGAAGAAGGCACCGTGTTCATGTCGCTGGCCGACCGAGACAAAGCCACCGGCTTAGAAGCAGCCCGCGGCCTGGTTGCTTTAGGGCTCGCCATCGTGGCCACCAAAGGCACCGCGGTATACCTTGAAGAACATGGAGTACCGGTAGCCGAAGTGGTAGCCAAACTCCACGAAGAAGGCACCGACGCCGTAGAACTCATTCGCTCAGGAGCAATCCAACTGGTGGTCAACAGCCCCCACGGACGCGGCCCCCGAGCCGACGGCGACCACATTCGTGGAGCAGCCGGCGCCCAAGGCATACCCCTGCTGACCACCGCTTCGGCCGCCGTGGCCGCCGCCCGAGGCCTCCACGACTGGCAGACCTACCCCCTAGCGGTACGCACCCTGCAGGAATACCACCAAGGCATAACTAAAGACCAAGCACTCGCAGGACCGGACAACGCATCGGCATGA